The following coding sequences lie in one Thalassoglobus polymorphus genomic window:
- a CDS encoding ATP-binding response regulator, whose translation MARILVVDDSLVDLRLASRLLEKNPDWEVCTARNGKEGLIQVENEIPDLIVTDLKMPEMNGLELVEVIRNEYPLVPIVLMTAAGSESIAVTALEKGASSYVPKNELAAELVNTVARILSTSNKRRKQRRLLNYLTSTSYVLENDLDLISALVAEIRETVQQRWIFDENESLRLASAVDEALTNAYFHGNLEVSSDLREDDPNAYHDLANTRRKMLPYSSRLIHVKLELSREEVKITIRDEGPGFNPDGLPDPTAPGYLERASGRGVLLMRAFTDEVQYNKTGNVVTLKKCSSKIQDENYILDENSEITEAG comes from the coding sequence ATGGCGAGAATTCTAGTTGTTGACGACAGCCTGGTTGATCTTCGGTTAGCAAGTCGACTGCTGGAAAAAAATCCGGACTGGGAAGTCTGCACTGCCAGAAACGGTAAAGAAGGTCTCATTCAGGTTGAAAATGAAATTCCGGACCTGATCGTCACCGACCTCAAGATGCCTGAAATGAACGGGCTTGAGTTGGTGGAAGTGATTCGCAATGAATACCCACTGGTCCCCATCGTCCTGATGACCGCTGCGGGAAGCGAATCGATTGCAGTCACTGCTCTCGAAAAGGGAGCCTCAAGTTATGTTCCCAAAAATGAGTTGGCTGCGGAACTTGTCAACACTGTTGCTCGAATCCTTTCGACATCCAACAAACGCCGCAAACAACGCCGCCTGCTCAATTACTTGACGTCAACAAGTTATGTTCTGGAAAACGATCTCGATCTGATCTCCGCGCTCGTCGCTGAAATCCGAGAGACTGTTCAACAACGATGGATTTTCGACGAGAACGAAAGTTTGCGATTAGCGTCCGCCGTCGATGAAGCACTCACGAATGCTTACTTTCACGGGAATCTTGAAGTCAGTTCCGATTTACGCGAAGACGACCCGAATGCCTACCACGATTTGGCAAACACTCGTCGGAAAATGCTGCCTTACAGCTCTCGTTTAATTCACGTCAAACTTGAACTCAGCCGAGAAGAAGTCAAGATTACCATTCGTGACGAAGGCCCCGGCTTCAACCCCGATGGGCTCCCCGATCCCACTGCTCCAGGGTATCTTGAACGTGCCAGTGGTCGTGGTGTCTTGTTGATGCGTGCGTTTACTGACGAAGTGCAGTACAACAAGACGGGAAATGTCGTCACTCTGAAGAAGTGTTCGTCCAAGATTCAGGATGAAAACTACATCCTTGATGAGAATTCGGAAATCACCGAAGCTGGCTAA
- the argJ gene encoding bifunctional glutamate N-acetyltransferase/amino-acid acetyltransferase ArgJ produces MAAKQHTLPQGFQTTGVTCGIKDSGLPDLSLFTSDTPATSVGVFTQNQVVGAPVIVSRGRVPSPSVRGIIINSGNANACTGEQGLTDAQRMTAILAEQFTCDESDVLVCSTGVIGHFLPMPVIENGIRDAFKQLGKSSEDLTKAAKSIMTTDTVEKISSKQIEIDGTLITVTGVAKGAAMIAPNMATMLSVIMTDCQLETSLADSMLKQAVNQSFNCISVEGHTSTSDTVLLMANGATGQGCASEQLQQALQSALNEVCSDLAQQIIRDAEGAEHFVRVEVSGLENEDDARRIAKVVCESPLVKTAVTGNDPNWGRIVSAAGYAGVPFQEQDLSLRLNDVVIYEWGSPTSFDESALSKSMATGEIKIQLEFRLGNEKMTYWTCDLTSEYIRLNADYTT; encoded by the coding sequence ATGGCGGCTAAGCAACATACGCTCCCACAGGGATTTCAAACAACCGGAGTGACTTGCGGAATTAAGGACTCAGGCCTACCGGACCTGTCTCTTTTCACCTCTGATACGCCCGCAACGAGCGTCGGCGTTTTTACGCAGAACCAAGTTGTCGGAGCACCGGTAATTGTGTCACGCGGGCGAGTCCCCAGTCCCTCAGTACGCGGGATTATCATCAATTCAGGAAACGCCAATGCCTGCACCGGAGAGCAAGGTCTCACAGATGCCCAAAGGATGACAGCGATCCTCGCCGAACAATTCACTTGCGACGAATCCGATGTGTTAGTCTGCTCGACGGGCGTGATCGGGCACTTTCTCCCAATGCCTGTGATCGAGAACGGAATCCGAGACGCATTCAAACAACTCGGAAAATCATCAGAGGATCTCACTAAAGCGGCCAAAAGCATTATGACAACAGACACGGTCGAGAAGATCTCTTCGAAGCAGATCGAAATCGACGGGACACTGATCACGGTGACCGGAGTTGCAAAAGGGGCAGCCATGATCGCTCCCAACATGGCGACGATGCTTTCGGTGATCATGACAGACTGTCAACTTGAAACGTCACTCGCAGACTCAATGCTCAAGCAAGCTGTGAACCAAAGCTTCAATTGCATTTCGGTTGAGGGACATACCAGCACGAGTGATACCGTCTTGCTAATGGCAAACGGGGCAACCGGGCAAGGCTGTGCCAGCGAGCAATTGCAGCAGGCACTGCAATCAGCCTTGAACGAAGTCTGCTCTGATCTCGCTCAGCAAATCATCCGAGACGCTGAAGGCGCCGAACATTTTGTACGGGTCGAAGTCTCCGGACTCGAAAATGAAGATGATGCGAGAAGGATTGCGAAAGTTGTTTGTGAAAGCCCGTTGGTAAAGACTGCCGTCACTGGAAATGATCCGAACTGGGGGCGTATCGTCTCCGCTGCAGGTTACGCGGGTGTGCCGTTTCAGGAACAGGATCTCTCACTCCGATTGAACGATGTCGTCATCTACGAATGGGGTTCCCCGACAAGCTTCGACGAAAGTGCGCTCTCGAAATCAATGGCAACTGGAGAGATCAAAATTCAACTCGAATTTCGACTTGGAAATGAAAAAATGACTTATTGGACGTGTGATCTCACTTCAGAATACATCCGCTTGAATGCTGATTATACAACATGA
- the xerC gene encoding tyrosine recombinase XerC — MLTEVQDFLRYLRLEKNASDLTIKSYSDDFESFYDYLRERVGGIPHPESITIPVLRGFVSYLHECEYARTTIARRLAALRSFYRYTTREGLTSSNPAKALRTPRAGRKLPHFLTTEQIGKLLEAPPANEPMGIRDRAILETLYSAGLRVAELVGLDLDSWDRGANILRVYGKGKKERIAPVGTYAVRALEHWLNVRSPDPNGLPDETNALFLNRFGRRLTTRSIGRMLEKYIKIAGLDSLTSPHTLRHSFATHLLDGGADLRSVQELLGHKSLTTTQIYTHVSTRRMRETYEHAHPHSNHDDYE; from the coding sequence GTGCTGACAGAAGTCCAGGATTTTCTGCGTTATCTGCGCCTCGAAAAGAACGCCTCTGATTTGACAATTAAGTCGTACTCTGACGACTTCGAGAGCTTTTACGATTATTTACGTGAGCGAGTTGGCGGCATTCCTCATCCGGAATCGATCACCATTCCTGTCTTGCGTGGTTTTGTTTCGTATCTTCATGAATGTGAATATGCTCGCACGACGATCGCTCGTCGGTTGGCTGCTCTGCGAAGTTTCTATCGCTATACAACGCGTGAAGGGCTGACTTCATCCAATCCGGCGAAAGCTCTTCGGACGCCTCGTGCAGGCAGAAAACTTCCACACTTCCTGACAACTGAGCAAATTGGGAAACTTCTGGAAGCCCCTCCAGCGAACGAACCTATGGGGATTCGGGACCGGGCGATTCTGGAGACGCTCTACTCTGCCGGATTGCGTGTTGCGGAGTTAGTCGGTCTCGATTTGGACAGTTGGGACCGAGGTGCGAACATCCTCAGAGTCTACGGGAAGGGAAAGAAAGAACGGATTGCCCCCGTGGGAACGTATGCAGTTCGCGCCCTTGAACATTGGTTAAATGTCCGAAGCCCAGATCCGAATGGTCTTCCCGATGAGACAAACGCGTTGTTCTTAAACCGTTTTGGTCGGCGACTGACCACACGAAGTATCGGGAGAATGCTCGAAAAGTACATCAAAATTGCCGGTCTGGACTCTCTCACATCTCCGCATACATTGCGACACAGTTTTGCGACACATCTTCTTGATGGAGGAGCAGATCTGAGGAGTGTTCAGGAACTTCTCGGTCACAAAAGCCTCACGACGACGCAGATCTACACGCACGTGAGTACGCGAAGAATGCGCGAAACTTACGAGCACGCTCATCCGCACTCAAATCATGATGATTATGAATAA
- a CDS encoding glycosyltransferase family 39 protein, which yields MSHSFFIEYKALMTNFPQKFGPEFLQRLKFICCVFLGGLGISLLFVSRMEFTAVRAFLDQFSGDGSAEPYTEQVHKNLGWIAFALGVLLSLLSLVIAKISVGVYERCLNSMDVRKRSRNSIRWMKVSVHQNRGWLLGLTFFSFILRWSHLHDPIRFDEAHTFLTYAKSPWFVGISLYQDPNNHVFNTLLIHCSTTIFGNAEWAIRLPAFFAGVLLAPLTFLAGRITVSRDAGIAAGVLVAVSSALIEYSGLGRGYTLICCLTMLNILFAVRILRNQTGWEWWLLTFCSALGLWSIPVMVYSNILVWGWLLYQGMLASRRKSRRKLHRLRFMRRWSTAVGVTCLLALGFYLPVIATSGVHSLTGQGFVQETSLSEFLMSLVNGLVEGLSFWLRDWSFPAVFLLFGLGTIGLVAAKSVRQSLEQIFALLIPGAICLLLLVFQRVVPPPRVGLFLIPLFAIYSGRGYALLLSGRERPRRNFLRAVWFALIVILPVMQQLQHRSIRNSSETGVCPDAAEIVQFLQQEIEAGHVAANASIITVSPASAPIVYYFSRNDSSLEYFSRPTRENAHESIVVVGHGGQQSVSSVLTELGINDLVDSDDFEVYKQFQTVTLYRLPSEN from the coding sequence ATGTCGCATTCCTTCTTCATTGAATACAAAGCGTTGATGACCAACTTCCCGCAAAAATTCGGACCTGAGTTTCTTCAGCGATTGAAGTTCATTTGCTGCGTATTCTTGGGCGGGCTTGGAATCAGCTTGCTCTTTGTGTCGAGGATGGAATTTACAGCCGTTCGCGCTTTTCTGGACCAGTTTTCTGGCGATGGTTCCGCAGAGCCATACACCGAGCAAGTTCACAAAAATTTGGGGTGGATCGCCTTCGCTCTCGGCGTGCTGCTGAGCCTTCTTAGTCTCGTGATCGCGAAAATTTCTGTGGGAGTGTACGAACGATGTCTCAACTCCATGGATGTTAGGAAGCGAAGCCGAAATTCGATCCGTTGGATGAAAGTGTCAGTTCATCAAAATCGTGGCTGGTTGCTGGGGCTGACGTTCTTTTCTTTCATACTTCGTTGGTCGCATTTGCATGATCCGATTCGATTCGATGAGGCTCACACGTTCCTCACGTATGCAAAATCCCCATGGTTTGTGGGGATTTCGTTGTATCAGGATCCTAACAACCATGTGTTTAACACGTTGCTGATCCATTGCTCGACCACGATATTCGGCAATGCAGAATGGGCCATCCGCTTGCCAGCCTTTTTCGCTGGAGTGTTACTTGCACCGCTGACATTCTTGGCAGGCCGGATCACTGTTAGTCGAGATGCAGGGATCGCTGCCGGGGTGTTGGTTGCTGTTTCATCGGCACTGATCGAGTATTCAGGGCTGGGACGTGGATACACCCTGATTTGCTGTCTCACGATGCTGAACATCTTGTTCGCTGTTCGCATTTTGCGGAATCAAACTGGCTGGGAATGGTGGTTATTGACGTTCTGTTCAGCTCTCGGATTGTGGTCAATCCCGGTCATGGTCTATTCGAATATTCTCGTTTGGGGCTGGCTTCTGTATCAGGGAATGCTTGCTTCTCGCAGAAAATCTCGCAGAAAACTTCATCGACTGCGATTCATGAGGAGATGGTCGACCGCTGTTGGGGTGACATGCCTGCTTGCACTCGGATTTTACCTTCCCGTCATTGCCACTTCCGGGGTACATTCATTGACAGGTCAAGGATTTGTTCAAGAGACATCATTGAGTGAGTTTTTGATGTCGCTGGTCAACGGACTTGTGGAAGGACTCTCTTTCTGGTTGCGAGACTGGTCTTTCCCTGCGGTTTTTCTTCTCTTTGGGCTGGGGACTATTGGGCTCGTGGCAGCGAAGTCAGTCAGGCAGAGCCTTGAACAGATTTTCGCCCTGTTGATTCCAGGAGCGATCTGTTTACTACTCCTCGTGTTTCAACGTGTCGTTCCGCCACCTCGTGTGGGGCTGTTTCTCATTCCCCTCTTCGCAATCTATTCCGGACGTGGGTATGCACTGCTTCTCTCTGGGAGGGAACGTCCGAGAAGGAATTTTTTGCGGGCTGTCTGGTTTGCGCTCATCGTGATTTTGCCGGTCATGCAGCAACTCCAGCACCGGTCTATTCGCAATTCGAGTGAAACAGGGGTCTGCCCAGATGCGGCTGAAATCGTTCAGTTTCTTCAGCAGGAAATTGAAGCAGGTCACGTTGCCGCAAATGCTTCAATCATCACGGTCTCTCCTGCGAGTGCTCCGATTGTTTATTATTTCTCGCGAAACGATTCCTCTCTCGAATATTTTTCTCGCCCGACGCGCGAAAACGCTCATGAATCGATTGTCGTTGTCGGTCATGGTGGTCAGCAATCGGTGAGTTCTGTACTCACAGAGCTGGGGATCAACGATTTGGTCGACTCCGATGACTTTGAGGTCTACAAACAATTTCAAACAGTGACGCTGTATCGTTTACCGAGCGAAAACTGA
- a CDS encoding DegT/DnrJ/EryC1/StrS family aminotransferase, with protein sequence MSHILPIGTQQNTTQPVPLIDLVAQYQTIRDDVQEAVQRVFENQAFVLGDEVSNFENQVAEYCDSTHAIGCASGSDALLLALMALEIGPGDEVITTPYSFFATASAIARTGATPVFVDIDPETYNLNTDQIELAMTRRTKAIMPVHLFGQCAEMDPIWRIATQYGLAIIEDAAQAIGASYRGRKAGVLGSIGCFSFFPTKNLGGAGDGGLVTTDDKDLAARLRRLRVHGDVGGYTHVDVGINSRLDALQAAVLAVKLRHLDAWSDARRENAQRYQELFAEFELRERVGLPEQVEERHHVYNQFTIRVSGGQRDEVLKRLRERQVGCSIYYPKPLHLQECFSNLHYVEGDFPEAERAADETIALPIFAELGAERQRIVVENIHQIFAELDAESFVPVRRAA encoded by the coding sequence ATGTCGCACATTTTACCGATCGGCACACAGCAAAACACGACACAGCCTGTCCCACTCATCGATTTGGTTGCTCAGTATCAAACCATTCGTGATGATGTTCAGGAGGCTGTTCAACGCGTTTTTGAAAACCAGGCATTTGTTCTGGGAGATGAAGTCTCGAATTTCGAAAATCAAGTTGCTGAGTATTGTGATTCCACACATGCCATTGGATGTGCGTCAGGCAGCGATGCACTTCTGCTGGCATTGATGGCACTCGAAATCGGTCCCGGTGATGAAGTGATCACCACGCCATACAGCTTCTTTGCGACTGCCAGTGCGATTGCGAGGACTGGAGCAACTCCTGTCTTTGTTGATATCGATCCCGAGACTTACAATCTCAATACAGATCAAATTGAGCTCGCAATGACCCGAAGGACGAAGGCGATTATGCCTGTCCACCTCTTCGGGCAATGTGCAGAAATGGATCCCATCTGGAGAATTGCAACTCAATATGGGCTTGCGATCATCGAAGATGCCGCCCAAGCGATTGGAGCTTCCTATCGTGGACGTAAAGCGGGTGTCCTTGGTTCCATCGGATGCTTCAGCTTCTTCCCCACAAAAAATCTGGGGGGAGCCGGCGATGGCGGGCTCGTGACCACAGATGACAAAGACCTTGCAGCTCGTCTCCGTCGCTTACGTGTTCACGGCGATGTTGGTGGGTACACCCATGTTGATGTCGGAATCAACAGCCGTTTGGACGCCCTGCAGGCAGCTGTTCTCGCTGTGAAGCTTCGACACCTCGATGCATGGTCTGACGCACGAAGAGAGAACGCTCAGCGGTATCAGGAACTCTTCGCAGAGTTTGAACTCAGAGAGCGAGTTGGACTTCCAGAGCAAGTCGAAGAGCGGCATCATGTTTACAACCAGTTCACGATTCGTGTTTCGGGTGGTCAACGTGATGAAGTGTTGAAACGACTTCGCGAACGACAAGTCGGATGCTCCATTTATTATCCGAAGCCGCTTCACCTTCAAGAGTGCTTCTCAAACTTGCACTATGTTGAAGGAGATTTCCCGGAAGCTGAACGTGCTGCCGATGAAACTATCGCGCTGCCAATCTTCGCCGAACTCGGAGCTGAGCGTCAGCGAATTGTCGTAGAAAACATCCATCAAATCTTTGCTGAACTGGACGCCGAGTCATTCGTACCAGTTCGCCGAGCAGCATAA
- a CDS encoding alpha/beta fold hydrolase, with translation MTRLPDSLREEYPFDPKSTEIDGHRYSYIDEGTGSPILMVHGNPSWSFAWRNFIKHFSANHRCLAVDHLGMGLSDKPQDYAYTIEQHISNLCSLIERLDLQSVTLVGHDWGGCIGMGAAGRMPERFSRFVMMNTAAFRSQEIPFRIALCRIPMLGAVGVRGFNLFAGAAVLQAIEKKDRMTDTIKKGYLFPYDNWANRIAVHRFVQEIPLKESHSTYKTLVDVEAGLSQFADHPFLLPWGEKDWCFTTNFLDDWEKRFPKADVLRIPDAGHYVFEDAHEVILPSMEEFFSSHPLSGAKSDTPST, from the coding sequence ATGACTCGTCTCCCTGATTCACTTCGTGAAGAATACCCTTTCGATCCGAAATCGACTGAGATCGATGGGCATCGCTATTCGTATATCGACGAAGGAACCGGCTCACCGATATTGATGGTGCATGGGAATCCAAGTTGGAGTTTCGCTTGGAGGAATTTCATTAAGCACTTCTCAGCGAATCACCGTTGTCTTGCGGTCGACCATCTGGGGATGGGGCTTTCCGACAAACCACAGGATTACGCCTACACAATCGAGCAGCATATCAGCAATCTTTGTTCGCTGATTGAACGTCTCGATCTGCAGAGCGTCACGCTTGTCGGGCACGACTGGGGCGGCTGTATCGGGATGGGAGCGGCTGGGCGGATGCCGGAACGATTTTCTCGTTTCGTGATGATGAACACCGCCGCATTTCGGTCACAGGAAATTCCATTTCGAATTGCACTTTGCCGCATTCCCATGCTTGGAGCTGTTGGTGTCCGTGGTTTCAATCTCTTCGCAGGAGCTGCAGTTTTGCAGGCGATTGAGAAGAAAGACCGCATGACCGACACCATCAAGAAGGGATACCTCTTCCCTTATGACAATTGGGCAAATCGAATTGCGGTACATCGCTTCGTTCAGGAAATTCCGTTAAAGGAATCTCACTCGACCTACAAAACATTGGTTGATGTTGAAGCCGGATTGAGCCAATTCGCTGACCATCCGTTTCTGCTTCCTTGGGGCGAGAAAGACTGGTGCTTCACCACAAACTTCCTGGACGATTGGGAGAAACGTTTCCCGAAGGCTGACGTGTTACGTATTCCTGACGCCGGGCACTACGTTTTTGAAGATGCACACGAAGTCATCCTCCCCAGCATGGAGGAATTCTTCTCCAGTCATCCTCTTTCAGGAGCGAAATCGGACACACCTTCAACTTGA
- a CDS encoding glycoside hydrolase family protein, which yields MKTMKTYVLRLTHSLLILLFLASVSNAAEISFRELRRVHIPEAHQAVAVDSSSFYAIANRTIARYEKGTSKKIGEWSAPDGSNVLHLNSGTVLDGKLYCANSNWPKSPLKNSVEIYSTDTLTHVASRTFEISDGAINWIERHQDAWWIVFAFYDDEVHQTFLARYNNDWEETGRWSFPETVLKRFRPNSNSGGSFGPNGNLFVTGHDHAELYVLKVPEQPGELEYLSTVPAPIAGQGIAWDHSDIGTLYGIVRKSKEVVKMQLSNSEAYAELKQPVEWIRNENNPVLPPRKGEGTFDSTRCMNPWVVRSGNSYKLYYGGGNDHSRHTIGVATAAVDDVTQWERKGPLFKNGPAGSFDAIWCVLPHAVKMDDSRWHLYYTGNAGRGSGLSSFPGIGLASSQNGLDWTRHGETPVLAPSGEPGTPDAIGIAGGSVLKVTQPDGAQQWHFYYTGCPTTGVRHDLNQQKVICLAVSDDGINWEKKGAVMLRDPNRNYEDIAVAGPVVHQEKDGSFRMWYSAIGSRWGYYSICYAESADGIHWRRGKNEGDNLQLAPTGKGWEKQMVEYPTVIREGDKLRLFYCGDGYGRSGIGTAISK from the coding sequence ATGAAGACGATGAAGACATACGTTTTGCGACTCACCCACTCCCTTCTAATATTGTTATTTCTCGCTTCTGTTAGTAATGCAGCTGAGATCTCATTTCGGGAGTTACGGAGAGTTCACATTCCTGAAGCCCATCAGGCAGTCGCGGTCGATTCTTCATCGTTCTATGCCATCGCCAACCGCACAATTGCCAGATACGAAAAGGGAACCTCAAAGAAAATCGGCGAGTGGTCAGCTCCGGATGGTTCGAACGTTTTGCACTTAAATAGTGGAACCGTGCTTGATGGAAAGTTGTATTGTGCCAACTCGAATTGGCCGAAATCTCCTCTGAAAAATTCCGTCGAAATATATTCAACGGACACGCTTACACATGTCGCAAGCCGTACGTTCGAAATCAGCGACGGAGCCATCAACTGGATTGAACGACATCAAGACGCGTGGTGGATTGTCTTTGCATTCTATGACGACGAAGTTCATCAAACATTCCTGGCCCGATACAACAACGACTGGGAAGAGACAGGCCGATGGAGTTTTCCTGAGACGGTTCTGAAACGCTTTCGACCAAATAGTAATTCAGGCGGCTCTTTCGGCCCCAATGGGAATCTATTTGTGACCGGACACGATCATGCCGAGTTATATGTTCTAAAAGTTCCTGAACAACCCGGAGAGTTGGAATACCTCTCGACGGTTCCCGCCCCGATCGCTGGACAGGGAATCGCCTGGGATCACAGCGACATCGGAACGCTTTACGGAATCGTCCGCAAATCAAAAGAAGTGGTCAAAATGCAGCTCTCGAATTCCGAGGCATATGCAGAATTGAAACAGCCAGTTGAGTGGATTCGAAACGAAAACAACCCAGTTCTTCCACCTCGTAAGGGAGAGGGAACATTTGATTCGACTCGTTGTATGAACCCCTGGGTCGTTCGATCGGGCAACTCATACAAGCTGTACTACGGAGGCGGCAACGATCACAGCAGGCATACGATTGGAGTCGCAACCGCTGCGGTTGATGATGTCACTCAGTGGGAGCGAAAAGGCCCGTTGTTCAAGAACGGTCCAGCTGGTTCATTTGATGCGATTTGGTGCGTGCTGCCGCATGCTGTGAAGATGGATGACAGTCGTTGGCATCTCTACTATACCGGGAACGCGGGACGTGGATCGGGATTGAGTTCTTTTCCAGGTATCGGACTGGCGTCGAGCCAAAATGGTCTCGACTGGACACGGCATGGAGAAACGCCAGTGCTCGCACCAAGTGGAGAGCCGGGCACTCCGGATGCCATTGGAATCGCTGGGGGATCGGTGCTGAAAGTCACTCAACCGGACGGGGCTCAACAATGGCACTTCTACTACACCGGTTGTCCAACAACAGGTGTTCGACACGATTTGAATCAACAGAAAGTGATCTGTCTGGCCGTCTCAGACGATGGAATCAACTGGGAAAAAAAAGGAGCAGTGATGTTGCGTGACCCAAACCGCAACTATGAAGACATTGCTGTCGCAGGTCCGGTCGTACACCAGGAGAAAGATGGTTCATTTCGAATGTGGTACTCCGCCATCGGTTCACGCTGGGGGTACTACTCAATTTGCTATGCTGAGTCCGCAGACGGAATTCACTGGCGACGTGGCAAGAACGAAGGAGACAACCTGCAACTTGCCCCAACGGGAAAAGGTTGGGAAAAACAGATGGTCGAATACCCGACCGTTATCCGCGAGGGCGATAAGCTTCGCCTCTTTTACTGTGGAGATGGTTATGGCCGAAGTGGAATCGGTACTGCCATCTCGAAATGA
- a CDS encoding YqaE/Pmp3 family membrane protein, producing MKEQTVTATDPIKLVAAVLLPPLGVAMEVGLSGQFWLNVLLTLFFWVPGMIHAFYIILTR from the coding sequence ATGAAAGAGCAAACAGTCACAGCAACAGACCCAATCAAACTCGTTGCAGCAGTTCTACTACCACCGTTAGGGGTCGCAATGGAAGTTGGTCTCTCCGGACAGTTTTGGTTGAATGTCTTGTTGACCCTCTTCTTTTGGGTTCCAGGAATGATCCACGCCTTTTACATCATACTGACCCGATAA
- a CDS encoding YihY/virulence factor BrkB family protein, with product MSAAKLFKILKRVFQDFMQDNCMRVSAALAYYTIFALPPLLILTLWICGIFFDPSDIEGRVAAEIRNVVGSEGAEQVKEILQRTGERSSSGTYLTNIFGVLALLFGASGVMVQLQTALNEVWEVKPDPDEGGVWNFLSKRMLSLGMVLGVAFLLLVSLILTALIASLSSWALPDVWSEWSLQSVNFVVNFGMMTVLFAAIFKVLPDAEVAWKDVWVGAFLTSFLFEVGKFSMGLYFASSSVGSVYGVAGSLVLLLVWIYYSGMILLLGAEFTQAWAFEMGEGIQPAEGAVQVVEKTIHVKPDGEQCQGDKKSKSEMHKEPLKRTQAAGVPIGNNFLREEDSNRKIEKVST from the coding sequence ATGTCGGCTGCCAAGCTTTTTAAAATACTCAAGAGAGTCTTTCAAGATTTCATGCAAGACAATTGCATGCGAGTCTCGGCAGCACTTGCGTACTACACTATCTTTGCACTTCCACCATTATTGATTTTGACTCTTTGGATCTGCGGAATTTTTTTCGATCCCAGTGATATCGAAGGGCGCGTTGCTGCGGAAATTCGAAACGTCGTCGGAAGTGAAGGGGCTGAACAGGTTAAAGAAATCTTGCAGCGGACCGGTGAACGATCATCCAGCGGGACTTATCTGACAAACATCTTCGGTGTGCTCGCCCTGTTGTTTGGTGCATCGGGGGTGATGGTTCAATTACAAACCGCACTCAATGAAGTTTGGGAAGTGAAGCCCGATCCCGATGAAGGTGGGGTTTGGAATTTCTTGTCAAAACGAATGCTCTCATTGGGAATGGTTCTAGGTGTGGCATTCCTGCTGTTGGTTTCGTTGATTCTTACGGCGTTGATCGCAAGTCTCAGCTCATGGGCCTTGCCAGATGTCTGGTCCGAATGGAGCTTGCAGTCTGTGAATTTCGTCGTCAATTTTGGAATGATGACAGTTCTCTTTGCAGCGATTTTCAAGGTCCTTCCAGACGCCGAAGTCGCGTGGAAAGATGTTTGGGTCGGTGCATTTCTGACCTCGTTTCTGTTTGAAGTCGGTAAGTTCTCAATGGGATTGTATTTTGCGAGCAGCAGTGTTGGCTCGGTTTACGGAGTTGCTGGTTCGCTCGTTCTGTTACTGGTCTGGATCTATTATTCAGGGATGATCTTGTTGCTTGGGGCAGAGTTCACGCAGGCGTGGGCTTTTGAAATGGGTGAAGGAATCCAACCCGCAGAGGGAGCCGTTCAGGTCGTTGAGAAAACGATTCACGTCAAGCCTGATGGCGAGCAATGTCAAGGCGACAAAAAATCGAAATCAGAGATGCACAAGGAACCACTGAAGAGAACTCAAGCTGCTGGAGTCCCTATTGGTAACAACTTTTTGCGGGAAGAAGATTCAAACAGGAAGATTGAAAAAGTCTCCACGTGA